One window from the genome of Poecilia reticulata strain Guanapo linkage group LG9, Guppy_female_1.0+MT, whole genome shotgun sequence encodes:
- the LOC103470307 gene encoding chemokine-like receptor 1: protein MEDFSYEEFPDYNYSNNSSIGNILTPEETAXEHKPSCLKEGTCVLLTAIYVVIFLLGFLGNMLVIWISGFKMRKTVNTIWYLSLAMSDFLFCVFLPFNIVXIAXKEWXFGSFMCKFTSAALFINMFSSIFLXIVISXDRCVSVMFPVWAQNYRSVQKASAVVVFAWLLAAGMSIPSLIYRXVHTNSXGTQSCYNNYGPKSXHMITVVTRFIAGFVVPFTVIIICYSIIIFKLQNNRMAKSSKPFKVMTALIVTFFVCWLPYHVFVLMELNHHQHDXNVLTTGIHVGVILASANSFLNPLLYXFMGXDFQKKLKSSLLSKMENAMAEEGRTTSRFLSRSSSXDGRASTHI, encoded by the coding sequence ATGGAAGACTTCAGTTATGAGGAATTCCCAGATTACAACTACTCAAACAACTCGAGTATCGGCAACATCCTGACACCCGAAGAAACAGCTTTWGAACACAAACCAAGTTGTCTGAAGGAAGGCACTTGTGTGCTTCTGACTGCAATCTATGTGGTAATTTTTCTGCTGGGTTTTCTTGGGAACATGCTGGTCATCTGGATCTCTGGCTTTAAGATGAGGAAGACTGTGAACACCATTTGGTACCTGAGCCTCGCCATGTCCgactttttattctgtgtttttctgccgTTTAACATYGTCWATATAGCARTGAAAGAGTGGTTMTTTGGTTCCTTCATGTGCAAGTTCACCTCTGCAGCGTTGTTCATCAACATGTTCAGCAGCATCTTCCTCCWCATYGTCATCAGCATKGACCGCTGTGTGTCCGTCATGTTTCCAGTTTGGGCCCAGAACTACCGCTCTGTTCAAAAGGCATCAGCCGTAGTTGTTTTTGCTTGGCTTCTCGCCGCCGGAATGTCCATTCCCTCATTGATCTAYCGYRAGGTCCATACGAATTCTGWTGGAACTCAGTCCTGCTACAATAATTACGGCCCAAAATCTWCTCACATGATTACTGTTGTGACCCGCTTCATTGCGGGTTTCGTGGTTCCTTTCACCGTCATTATCATCTGTTACTCCATCATCATCTTCAAACTTCAAAACAACAGGATGGCAAAGTCCTCCAAACCCTTCAAAGTAATGACTGCTctcattgttacatttttcGTGTGCTGGCTGCCCTACCACGTGTTTGTCCTGATGGAGCTGAACCACCACCAACACGACMACAACGTTTTAACCACTGGAATTCATGTGGGTGTCATTTTAGCATCAGCAAACAGTTTCCTCAATCCATTGCTGTAYKTCTTCATGGGAAAMGACTTCCAGAAGAAGCTAAAGAGCTCTTTGCTTTCAAAGATGGAGAACGCAATGGCTGAGGAAGGACGCACTACCAGTCGATTCCTGTCCAGGTCCAGCTCCAKGGACGGCAGAGCTTCCACTCACATTTAG
- the LOC103470306 gene encoding chemokine-like receptor 1, with amino-acid sequence MEDVDYVEYSHYTYSSNMTSEGRALEHKLSCLKEASCVVLTAINVVIFLLGFLGNMLVIWISGFKMRKTVNTTWYLSLAISDFLFCVFLPFNIVNIAVKEWFFGSFMCKFTSAALFINMFSSIFLHIVISIDRCVSVMFPVWALNYRSVQKASAMVVFAWLLALGMSIPSLIYRKVKMIDGIQFCYNNYIPKSAKTITTVIRFIAGFVVPFTIIIICYSIVIFKRQNNRIAKSSKPFKVLTALTVTFFVCWLPYHVFVLMELNHHQHDYKLLVTAIRVSVSLASAKSFLNPLLYIFMGKDFQKKLQSSLLSKMENAMAEEGRTTSHTTSHTTSHTTSHTTNSMDGRTSMLSLRH; translated from the coding sequence ATGGAAGACGTCGATTATGTGGAATACTCACATTACACCTACTCAAGCAACATGACATCTGAAGGAAGAGCTTTAGAACACAAACTAAGTTGTCTGAAGGAAGCCAGTTGCGTGGTTCTGACTGCAATCAATGTGGTAATTTTTCTGCTGGGTTTTCTTGGGAACATGCTGGTCATCTGGATCTCTGGCTTTAAGATGAGGAAGACTGTGAACACCACTTGGTACCTGAGCCTCGCCATCTCTgactttttattctgtgtttttctgccatttaaCATCGTCAATATAGCAGTGAAAGAGTGGTTCTTTGGTTCCTTCATGTGCAAGTTCACCTCTGCAGCGTTGTTCATCAACATGTTCAGCAGCATCTTCCTCCACATTGTCATCAGCATTGACCGCTGTGTGTCTGTCATGTTTCCAGTTTGGGCCCTCAACTACCGCTCTGTTCAAAAGGCATCAGCCATGGTTGTTTTTGCTTGGCTTCTCGCCCTCGGAATGTCCATTCCCTCATTGATCTACCGTAAGGTCAAGATGATTGATGGAATTCAATTCTGCTACAATAACTACATCCCAAAATCTGCTAAAACAATTACCACTGTGATCCGTTTCATTGCGGGTTTCGTGGTTCCGTTCACCATCATTATCATCTGTTACTCAATCGTAATCTTCAAACGTCAAAACAACAGGATTGCAAAGTCCTCCAAACCCTTCAAAGTACTGACTGCTCTCACTGTTACATTTTTCGTGTGCTGGCTGCCCTACCACGTGTTTGTCCTGATGGAGCTGAACCACCACCAACACGACTACAAGTTGTTAGTCACTGCAATTAGAGTGAGTGTCAGTTTAGCATCAGCAAAGAGTTTCCTCAACCCACTGCTGTACATCTTCATGGGAAAAGACTTCCAGAAGAAGCTACAGAGCTCTTTGCTTTCAAAGATGGAGAACGCAATGGCTGAGGAAGGACGCACTACCAGTCACACTACCAGTCACACTACCAGTCACACTACCAGTCACACTACCAACTCCATGGACGGCAGAACTTCCATGCTGAGTTTGAGGCATTGA
- the ficd gene encoding protein adenylyltransferase FICD, whose amino-acid sequence MVAMTEWCYISGRRVFGGWGPLLCVVFGSLVALLLPLIGLQNQCCGSMRGISQLRCQLWGSSQPPPAVQSTSLTVPFTALDVLPQRTKPSKETELEAKAALQQALEMKKLGKREKAHKLLVHALSMNPDFVDALTELGTILEEEKDVVQADHLYTKALALSPCNERALISRDRTLPLVEEIDQRYFSLIDSKVRRLMSIPKGNSALRRVMEEMYYHHIYHTVAIEGNTLTLSEIRHIIETRYAVPGKSLQEQNEAIGVDAAMKYINTTLLSRSGAITVGNILEIHRRVLGYVDPVEGGRLRTSQVFVGHHIPPHPKDLQRHMDELVQWLNSEEALQLHPVEYAALAHYKLVYIHPFVDGNGRTSRLLMNLVLMQARYPPITIRKEQRAEYYATLNTANEGDVRPFIRFIAKCTEMTLDTLLISTTEYAVGLPEADRNQACPSCKQTISAHN is encoded by the exons ATGGTTGCTATGACGGAGTGGTGCTACATCAGCGGCCGCCGTGTCTTCGGAGGATGGGGCCCGCTGCTGTGCGTGGTTTTCGGCTCTCTGGTGGCCCTCCTGCTTCCCCTGATAGGGTTGCAGAACCAGTGCTGTGGCTCCATGAGGGGCATCAGCCAGCTCCGCTGCCAGCTGTGGGGGAGTTCACAGCCTCCTCCAGCTGTGCAGTCCACCAGCCTGACTGTCCCCTTCACTGCCCTGGATGTGCTGCCTCAGAGGACCAAACCCAGCAAAG AGACGGAGCTGGAGGCCAAAGCAGCGTTGCAGCAGGCTCTGGAGATGAAGAAACTTGGGAAGAGGGAGAAGGCTCACAAGCTGCTGGTGCACGCTCTTAGTATGAACCCCGACTTTGTGGACGCTCTGACGGAGCTGGGGACCAtactggaggaggagaaggacgTGGTCCAGGCGGACCACCTCTACACCAAGGCCTTGGCCCTCTCGCCGTGTAACGAGAGAGCTCTAATCAGCAGAGACCGAACGCTTCCCCTGGTGGAGGAGATCGACCAGCGCTACTTCAGCCTAATCGACAGTAAAGTGCGCAGGCTGATGTCCATTCCCAAAGGTAACTCGGCGCTCCGTCGAGTGATGGAGGAGATGTACTACCACCACATTTATCACACCGTGGCGATAGAGGGCAACACCCTCACTCTGTCCGAGATCCGACACATCATCGAGACACGCTACGCCGTACCCGGAAAGAGCCTGCAGGAGCAGAACGAGGCCATCGGCGTGGATGCAGCCATGAAGTACATCAACACCACGCTGCTGTCCAGATCAGGAGCCATCACCGTAGGCAACATCCTGGAGATTCACCGACGAGTGCTCGGCTACGTGGACCCTGTGGAGGGCGGTCGGTTGCGGACCAGCCAGGTGTTTGTTGGCCACCACATCCCACCACATCCCAAAGACCTGCAGCGACACATGGACGAGCTGGTCCAGTGGCTCAACTCTGAGGAAGCCCTGCAGCTGCACCCCGTGGAGTACGCAGCTCTGGCCCACTACAAGCTGGTGTACATACACCCATTTGTGGACGGGAACGGACGCACGTCCCGGCTGCTCATGAACCTCGTGCTCATGCAGGCGAGATATCCGCCAATTACCATTCGCAAAGAGCAACGGGCAGAATATTACGCCACTTTGAACACGGCCAACGAGGGGGACGTGCGTCCCTTCATTCGATTCATAGCCAAATGTACGGAAATGACACTGGACACGCTGCTGATTTCCACAACGGAGTACGCTGTGGGACTCCCGGAAGCCGACCGGAACCAGGCCTGTCCCAGCTGCAAACAGACCATTTCAGCCCACAACTAA